One window from the genome of Desulfovibrio legallii encodes:
- a CDS encoding DUF4139 domain-containing protein translates to MTHLSALRRSGGGSFWGSRVLACLAAVFLAAAPAFAAESPTAPVPPDSVLLAPSGAVLHVAHTAPVRTEAGRSVVEFVLPGGAQNLEVRVPGHALSGWSASPLPLEASGGLARQRAELEHAVRALAGKLEAVKARLALWQGDARGLSLQELAERDKRLTDMLPNLSYERADLEHRLALAQEALKQLPQAPELGELVSVVLQKPVSAVGLPVRYSYSLVNCGWRPVYTFEAVPDAAKGDTTRVRLLAEAWQHSGMDWDTARLTLANGAAGPREPAPLPRWVVEARPQPVARMAAPQALMMAVGAKADAASVEHDASGVYATWTPQTPGLAQGKTRLLLAEDVWKTPLQWLARPVGGQGTVWLRAQATPSAGTAWPDGAAEFFMDGQRVGAGFFRPRGAATELFFGPDPRVSLRVTADSRGRGESGLVGKTRTWTWAWTYTVANARQTPIPLRLERPLPEVVDQDVRVSFKNSPAAKEESAEHRLVWELAVPAGGSATVRHELRLSAPADLPLTPTAP, encoded by the coding sequence ATGACGCACCTGTCTGCCTTACGGCGATCCGGCGGCGGTTCCTTTTGGGGGAGCCGCGTTCTGGCCTGCCTGGCCGCAGTGTTCCTTGCGGCCGCGCCCGCGTTCGCTGCAGAAAGCCCCACGGCCCCTGTCCCACCCGATAGCGTGCTGCTGGCCCCCTCCGGCGCGGTGCTGCATGTGGCGCATACGGCCCCTGTGCGCACGGAAGCGGGCCGCAGCGTGGTGGAATTTGTCCTGCCCGGCGGGGCGCAGAATCTGGAGGTGCGCGTGCCGGGGCACGCCCTGAGCGGCTGGAGCGCCAGCCCCCTGCCCCTGGAGGCGAGCGGCGGCCTGGCCCGGCAGCGGGCGGAGCTGGAGCACGCCGTGCGGGCCCTGGCCGGCAAGCTGGAGGCCGTCAAGGCCCGGCTGGCCCTCTGGCAGGGCGACGCGCGCGGTTTGTCCCTGCAGGAGCTGGCCGAGCGTGACAAACGCCTGACCGACATGCTGCCCAACCTGAGTTATGAGCGGGCCGATCTGGAGCACCGCCTGGCCCTGGCCCAGGAGGCCCTCAAGCAGCTGCCCCAGGCCCCGGAGCTGGGAGAACTTGTGTCCGTTGTCCTGCAGAAGCCGGTCAGCGCCGTGGGCCTGCCCGTGCGCTACAGCTACAGCCTCGTCAACTGCGGCTGGCGGCCCGTCTATACCTTTGAAGCCGTGCCGGACGCGGCCAAGGGCGACACCACGCGAGTGCGCCTGCTGGCCGAAGCCTGGCAGCATTCCGGCATGGATTGGGATACGGCCCGGCTGACCCTGGCCAACGGCGCAGCCGGGCCGCGCGAGCCAGCGCCCCTGCCGCGCTGGGTGGTGGAAGCGCGGCCCCAGCCCGTGGCCCGCATGGCAGCGCCCCAGGCCCTCATGATGGCCGTTGGAGCCAAGGCGGATGCCGCTTCGGTCGAACACGACGCGAGCGGCGTTTACGCGACCTGGACGCCCCAAACCCCCGGCCTGGCCCAGGGCAAAACGCGCCTGCTGCTGGCCGAAGACGTCTGGAAAACGCCCCTTCAGTGGCTGGCCCGGCCCGTGGGCGGGCAGGGCACGGTCTGGCTGCGGGCGCAGGCCACGCCCTCCGCGGGCACGGCCTGGCCCGACGGCGCGGCGGAGTTTTTTATGGATGGTCAGCGGGTGGGCGCGGGCTTCTTCCGGCCACGCGGCGCGGCCACGGAGCTCTTTTTCGGGCCGGATCCGCGCGTCAGCCTGCGGGTGACGGCGGACAGCCGGGGCCGGGGCGAAAGCGGCCTGGTGGGCAAAACCCGCACCTGGACCTGGGCCTGGACCTATACCGTTGCCAATGCCCGGCAGACGCCCATTCCTCTGCGGCTGGAGCGCCCCTTGCCGGAAGTCGTGGATCAGGACGTGCGTGTGAGCTTCAAAAACAGCCCGGCGGCCAAGGAAGAATCCGCCGAACACCGGCTGGTTTGGGAGCTCGCCGTGCCCGCCGGAGGCTCGGCCACGGTGCGCCACGAGCTGCGCCTGAGCGCCCCGGCGGATCTGCCCCTGACGCCGACGGCCCCGTAA
- the dnaE gene encoding DNA polymerase III subunit alpha, with product MADFVHLHCHTEYSLLDGAIRIKDLCARAKDYGMPACAVTDHGNLFGAAYFYRTCKDFGIKPIVGCEVYVCRDHTDKSPDSPLARTRHHLILLAQNTAGYHNLVKLVSAGYLEGFYYKPRVDKAQLRKHSEGLICLSACIAGEIPRAVIKDNDMDKALRLTREYADIFPGRFYLELQSNGLKEQEVANTALMELAETTGLPLVATNDCHYLNADDAEAHEVLLCIQTQTTMDDPNRMRFGTHELYYKSVEEMEKPFAHVPEALANTLRIAEQCTVEMDFGHHYFPVYALPEGASLESEFRRLAEEGLERRLEKHPDRERIDPQAYRERLQYELKVICEMGFPGYFLIVQEFINWAKNHHIPVGPGRGSAAGSLVAWALRITNLDPLPYNLLFERFLNNERVSLPDIDVDFCERRRGDVIRHMVETYGEGSVAQITTFGTMKAKGVVRDVGRALGMSFAETDRIAKLVPADLKMTIAKALDMEPDLANLYKGDPQVRHLLDTARRLEGLARHASTHAAGLVVSDKPMVEYLPLYQGKRGELVTQFDGPMTEKVGLVKFDFLGLKTMTLIQDTLDNISLQGQTPPDLDNLPLTDAATYELYARGDTDGVFQVESSGMRQYLRMLRPTCFEDVIAMLALYRPGPLGSGMVDEFIKRKHGQVPVVYPHDSLQECLRDTYGVIVYQEQVMQIAQIVASYTLGGADLLRRAMGKKKAEAMAKERVTFVAGAEKNGIGKEKANEIFDLMEKFAEYGFNKSHSAAYALISYYTAYLKVHYKVEFMAALLTSEMGNQDKLLKYVSCCKDMGIDVVQPSVNQSQREFTAHNGQVVFGLGGIKNVGDEAIRELVEARKTEGDYASLLDLCCRVNLRKVTKRVLESLVKGGACDCFGVPRAALLAALDLVVARAQKKAKEKSSNQVSLLAMAPALEAQPLPGIGLECLEAQLPEMSDEDKLKGEKEALGFFLTSHPLLPFIREMRRLNLTSLEDARELFPGAELRCAALAVSLKEVITKSRGERMAFVGIEDLTGHAEVTFFPRAYAECRSLLQSEQPLCLTARLDSQNDAPDTPDLEDEEDDAPRELKLLGQSVCLLADACGASDTPVCVQIPEHRLGREDMLALRAILESHPGPVEAQAQVCLDGHACLLLLDSSLKVRPGPELDKALAAWAS from the coding sequence ATGGCCGACTTTGTCCATCTGCACTGTCACACGGAATACAGCCTGCTGGACGGCGCCATCCGCATCAAGGATCTCTGCGCCCGCGCCAAAGATTACGGCATGCCCGCCTGCGCCGTCACCGACCACGGCAACCTCTTCGGCGCGGCCTATTTTTACCGGACCTGCAAAGATTTCGGCATCAAGCCCATCGTGGGCTGCGAGGTCTACGTCTGCCGCGACCACACGGACAAAAGCCCGGATTCCCCTCTTGCCCGCACCCGCCACCACCTTATCCTTCTGGCCCAGAATACCGCGGGCTACCACAATCTGGTCAAGCTGGTCAGCGCGGGCTACCTGGAGGGCTTCTACTACAAGCCCCGAGTGGACAAGGCCCAGCTGCGCAAGCATTCCGAGGGGCTGATCTGCCTTTCGGCCTGCATTGCCGGAGAAATTCCCCGCGCCGTCATCAAAGACAACGACATGGACAAGGCCCTGCGCCTGACGCGGGAATATGCGGACATCTTTCCCGGCCGGTTTTATCTGGAGCTCCAGTCCAACGGGCTCAAGGAGCAGGAGGTGGCCAACACGGCCCTCATGGAGCTGGCCGAAACCACAGGCCTGCCCCTGGTGGCCACCAACGACTGCCACTACCTTAACGCCGACGACGCCGAAGCCCATGAGGTGCTGCTCTGCATCCAGACCCAGACCACCATGGACGACCCCAACCGCATGCGCTTCGGCACCCACGAGCTGTACTACAAGTCCGTGGAGGAGATGGAAAAGCCCTTTGCCCATGTGCCCGAAGCCCTGGCCAACACCCTGCGCATTGCCGAGCAATGCACGGTGGAGATGGACTTCGGCCACCACTATTTTCCGGTCTACGCCCTGCCCGAAGGGGCCAGTCTGGAATCCGAATTCCGCCGCCTGGCTGAAGAAGGGCTGGAGCGCCGCCTGGAAAAGCACCCCGACCGCGAACGCATCGACCCCCAGGCCTACCGCGAGCGCCTGCAATACGAGCTCAAGGTCATCTGCGAAATGGGCTTCCCCGGCTACTTTCTGATCGTGCAGGAATTCATCAACTGGGCGAAAAACCACCACATTCCCGTGGGGCCGGGGCGCGGCTCCGCCGCCGGTTCCCTGGTGGCCTGGGCCCTGCGCATCACCAACCTGGATCCCCTGCCCTACAATCTGCTCTTTGAGCGCTTTCTGAACAACGAGCGTGTCTCCCTGCCCGATATTGACGTGGACTTCTGCGAACGCCGCCGGGGCGACGTCATCCGCCATATGGTGGAGACCTACGGCGAAGGCTCCGTGGCGCAGATCACCACCTTCGGCACCATGAAGGCCAAGGGCGTGGTGCGCGACGTGGGCCGCGCCCTGGGCATGAGCTTTGCCGAGACAGACCGCATCGCCAAGCTGGTGCCCGCAGACCTCAAAATGACCATCGCCAAGGCCCTGGACATGGAGCCGGACCTGGCCAATCTCTATAAGGGAGACCCCCAGGTCCGGCACCTGCTGGACACGGCCCGCCGCCTGGAGGGCCTGGCCCGCCACGCCTCCACCCACGCCGCCGGGCTGGTGGTTTCGGACAAGCCCATGGTGGAGTATCTGCCCCTCTACCAGGGCAAACGCGGCGAGCTGGTCACCCAGTTTGACGGCCCCATGACTGAAAAAGTCGGCCTGGTGAAGTTCGACTTTCTGGGCCTCAAGACCATGACCCTCATCCAGGATACCCTGGACAACATCAGCCTTCAGGGCCAGACCCCGCCAGACCTGGACAACCTGCCCCTCACCGACGCCGCCACCTACGAGCTCTACGCCCGCGGCGACACGGACGGCGTCTTCCAGGTGGAAAGCTCCGGCATGCGTCAGTACCTGCGCATGCTCAGGCCCACCTGCTTTGAGGACGTCATCGCCATGCTGGCCCTGTACCGGCCCGGCCCCCTGGGTTCGGGCATGGTGGACGAATTCATCAAGCGCAAGCACGGCCAGGTGCCCGTGGTGTATCCGCACGATTCCCTGCAGGAATGCCTGCGCGATACCTACGGCGTCATCGTCTACCAGGAACAGGTCATGCAGATCGCCCAGATCGTCGCCAGCTACACGTTGGGCGGGGCCGACCTGCTGCGCCGGGCCATGGGCAAGAAAAAAGCCGAAGCCATGGCCAAGGAGCGCGTGACCTTTGTGGCCGGGGCGGAAAAAAACGGCATCGGAAAGGAAAAAGCCAACGAAATCTTTGACTTGATGGAAAAATTTGCCGAATACGGCTTCAACAAGTCCCACTCCGCGGCCTACGCCCTCATTTCCTACTACACGGCCTACCTCAAGGTGCACTACAAGGTGGAGTTCATGGCCGCCCTGCTCACCTCAGAGATGGGCAACCAGGACAAACTGCTCAAATACGTTTCCTGCTGCAAGGATATGGGCATCGACGTGGTGCAGCCCTCGGTCAACCAGAGCCAGCGCGAATTCACAGCCCACAATGGTCAGGTGGTTTTCGGCCTGGGCGGCATCAAAAACGTGGGGGACGAAGCCATCCGCGAGCTGGTGGAAGCCCGCAAGACCGAGGGCGACTACGCCTCCCTGCTGGACCTCTGCTGCCGGGTCAACCTGCGCAAGGTCACCAAGCGCGTGCTGGAATCCCTGGTCAAGGGCGGGGCCTGCGATTGCTTCGGCGTGCCCCGCGCGGCCCTGCTGGCGGCCCTGGACCTAGTGGTGGCCCGCGCCCAGAAAAAGGCCAAGGAAAAAAGCTCCAACCAGGTTTCCCTGCTGGCCATGGCCCCGGCCCTGGAGGCCCAGCCCCTGCCCGGCATCGGCCTGGAATGCCTTGAGGCCCAGCTGCCCGAAATGAGCGACGAAGATAAGCTCAAGGGCGAAAAAGAGGCCCTGGGCTTCTTCCTCACCAGCCACCCCCTGCTGCCCTTTATCCGCGAAATGCGCCGCCTGAACCTGACCTCTCTGGAAGACGCGCGCGAGCTCTTCCCCGGCGCGGAGCTGCGCTGCGCCGCCCTGGCGGTGAGCCTTAAGGAGGTCATTACCAAATCCCGCGGCGAGCGCATGGCCTTTGTGGGCATTGAAGACCTTACGGGCCACGCGGAGGTCACCTTCTTCCCCCGCGCCTATGCCGAATGCCGCAGCCTGCTGCAGTCCGAGCAGCCATTGTGCCTCACGGCCCGGCTGGACAGCCAGAACGACGCGCCCGACACCCCCGACCTGGAGGACGAGGAAGACGACGCCCCCCGCGAGCTGAAACTGCTGGGGCAGAGCGTCTGCCTGCTGGCCGACGCCTGCGGCGCCAGTGATACGCCAGTGTGCGTGCAGATACCCGAACACCGCCTGGGCCGGGAAGACATGCTGGCCCTGCGCGCCATTCTGGAAAGCCACCCAGGCCCGGTGGAGGCCCAGGCTCAGGTCTGCCTGGACGGTCACGCCTGCCTGCTGCTGCTGGACAGCAGCCTGAAGGTGCGCCCCGGCCCGGAGCTGGACAAAGCCCTGGCCGCCTGGGCCTCGTAA
- a CDS encoding RidA family protein, which translates to MKKEVVSTAEAPAAVGPYSQAICAGGLLFLSGQIPLDPATGNMVQGGAAAQAAQCCKNVLAILKARGLDAAQVVKTTVFITDMKEFGAVNEVYKQYFTAPCPARSCVQVAALPLGAQVEIEAVAVL; encoded by the coding sequence ATGAAAAAGGAAGTGGTCAGCACCGCAGAAGCCCCCGCCGCCGTGGGGCCGTACAGCCAGGCAATCTGCGCGGGAGGTTTGCTGTTTCTTTCGGGCCAGATTCCCCTGGACCCCGCCACCGGCAACATGGTCCAGGGCGGGGCGGCCGCCCAGGCGGCCCAGTGCTGCAAAAACGTTCTGGCCATTCTCAAAGCGCGCGGGCTCGACGCCGCACAGGTGGTCAAGACCACCGTGTTCATCACGGATATGAAGGAATTCGGCGCGGTCAACGAAGTTTACAAGCAGTACTTCACCGCGCCCTGCCCTGCGCGTTCCTGCGTGCAGGTGGCCGCCCTGCCCCTGGGCGCGCAGGTGGAGATTGAGGCCGTCGCAGTCCTTTAA
- a CDS encoding polysaccharide deacetylase family protein, with the protein MQGAFAARFRILFGWPGLALLLGMVVCLSALFSSAAASAAVASAPAADPWAEGPQDQRRALPNDSRPPARREPVHLLPPRTADPAGVGMVRRVAVPDSRKVAALTFDLCELDTVTTGYDAAIINFLRAEGLPATLFMGGKWMRTHAARVRQLLAEPLFEVGNHAWSHGNFALLSAEGMRAQALWTQAQYELLREDVLAAARAAGRAAPAIPPVPALFRLPYGRCSPQALDLLASLGFTVVQWDVVAESGGDNSAPAQALEVARRVRPGSILLFHANRVPHGSAALLRGVVAALRARGYSFVTVSELLRQGVAQRTTDGYFVVPGDNRALDARFGADGTGRHTPFTGR; encoded by the coding sequence GTGCAAGGAGCATTTGCTGCGCGTTTTCGGATACTGTTTGGGTGGCCGGGCCTGGCGCTGCTGCTGGGCATGGTCGTCTGTCTGTCTGCCCTTTTTTCGTCAGCGGCGGCGTCAGCGGCAGTTGCGTCCGCCCCCGCCGCCGATCCCTGGGCGGAGGGCCCCCAGGACCAGCGCCGGGCCCTGCCCAATGACAGCCGCCCCCCGGCGCGGCGCGAACCCGTACACCTGTTGCCGCCCAGGACTGCGGATCCCGCAGGCGTAGGCATGGTGCGGCGGGTGGCCGTGCCGGATTCACGCAAGGTGGCTGCCCTGACCTTTGACCTTTGCGAGCTGGACACCGTTACCACAGGCTACGACGCGGCCATCATCAACTTTTTGCGGGCCGAGGGCCTGCCCGCCACGCTGTTTATGGGCGGCAAATGGATGCGCACCCATGCGGCGCGGGTGCGTCAGCTCCTGGCTGAACCTTTGTTTGAGGTGGGCAACCACGCCTGGAGCCACGGCAATTTCGCCCTGCTCTCGGCGGAGGGCATGCGGGCGCAGGCGCTGTGGACCCAGGCCCAGTATGAGCTTTTGCGGGAGGACGTCCTGGCCGCGGCGCGGGCCGCAGGCAGGGCGGCGCCCGCCATCCCGCCCGTGCCCGCGCTCTTCCGCCTGCCCTACGGCCGCTGTTCGCCCCAGGCCCTGGATCTGCTGGCCAGCCTGGGCTTCACGGTGGTGCAGTGGGACGTGGTGGCCGAGAGCGGCGGGGACAACAGCGCCCCGGCCCAGGCGCTGGAGGTGGCCCGCCGGGTGCGGCCCGGATCCATCCTGCTTTTCCACGCCAACCGCGTGCCCCACGGTTCTGCCGCGCTGTTGCGCGGGGTGGTGGCGGCCCTGCGGGCGCGGGGCTACAGTTTTGTGACCGTGAGCGAACTGCTGCGCCAGGGCGTTGCCCAACGAACTACGGACGGCTACTTTGTCGTGCCGGGCGACAACCGCGCCCTGGACGCCCGCTTCGGCGCGGACGGCACGGGGCGGCATACGCCTTTTACCGGGCGTTGA
- the pgl gene encoding 6-phosphogluconolactonase, translating to MSGLSRSIHLTVHIHKDPAAMAERAAHILAAACEEAVAERGVFKIALSGGQTPIPLFRLLSGRDWADRLPWDKMTFFWVDERCVSPEHPDSNYGLARRELLGHVPATHFFRMRGEEDPVEAARKYEQQLRADFDLGPQDLPRFDFMLLGMGEDGHTGSIFPNSPALAERKRLVIDQYVPERKADRLTLTLPVINNARCCMFLVTGREKHDVLSRALNLLAQPTLPAQMVRPGFGDLIWVADEAAATGA from the coding sequence ATGTCGGGCCTCAGCCGTTCCATCCACCTGACGGTGCACATCCATAAAGACCCGGCCGCCATGGCCGAACGCGCGGCGCACATTCTGGCCGCGGCCTGCGAAGAAGCCGTCGCCGAGCGGGGCGTCTTCAAGATTGCTCTTTCCGGCGGGCAGACGCCCATTCCCCTTTTTCGCCTGCTTTCGGGCCGGGACTGGGCCGACCGCCTGCCCTGGGACAAAATGACCTTCTTCTGGGTGGACGAACGCTGCGTCAGCCCTGAACACCCGGACAGCAACTACGGCCTGGCCCGCCGCGAACTGCTGGGCCATGTGCCCGCCACCCATTTTTTCCGCATGCGCGGCGAGGAAGACCCCGTGGAGGCCGCCCGCAAATACGAACAGCAGCTGCGCGCGGATTTCGACCTGGGCCCGCAGGATCTGCCCCGGTTTGACTTCATGCTGTTGGGCATGGGCGAGGATGGGCACACGGGCTCCATCTTCCCCAATTCTCCGGCTCTGGCCGAGCGCAAACGTCTGGTCATCGACCAGTATGTGCCGGAGCGCAAGGCCGACCGGCTTACCCTGACCCTGCCGGTCATCAACAACGCCCGCTGCTGCATGTTCCTGGTCACCGGCAGAGAAAAGCACGACGTGCTCTCCCGCGCCCTCAACCTGCTGGCCCAGCCCACGCTGCCGGCGCAGATGGTGCGGCCCGGCTTCGGCGACCTGATCTGGGTGGCGGACGAAGCCGCAGCCACGGGCGCGTAG
- the ettA gene encoding energy-dependent translational throttle protein EttA — translation MSNEPDKIIYSMIRVSKRHGQREVLKDISLSYFYGAKIGVLGLNGAGKSSLLKILAGVDQAFEGKTVLAPGYSIGYLEQEPLAGETRTVREVVEEGVSGLAAIAREFEEINARFAEPMEPEEMDALLARQAQVQEQMDANNVWDLDSRLEMAMDALRCPPGEMPVDRISGGERRRVALCRLLLQNPDILLLDEPTNHLDAASVAWLERYLSSFPGTVIAVTHDRYFLDNVAGWILELDRGRGIPWKGNYSSWLEQKQKRLANEDKTEAQRQKTLQRELEWVRMSPKGRHAKGKARLNAYEAMLSHESERRAPDLEIYIPPGPRLGKSVIELDGVRKSLGDRMLMDGLTAVIPPGAIVGIVGPNGAGKTTLFNMLAGREQPDAGSLRVGESVRFAYVDQGRESLTPGKTVYELISEGRETVSLGGREVNARAYCTRFNFHGADQQKKADVLSGGERNRLHLARMLKSGANVLLLDEPTNDIDVNTMRALEDALDNFAGCVLVVSHDRWFLDRVATHIMAFEDNAEVVFFEGNYTDYEDDRRKRLGKEADTPHRPKFRKLTR, via the coding sequence ATGAGCAACGAACCGGACAAGATCATCTATTCCATGATCCGCGTCAGCAAACGCCACGGCCAGCGCGAAGTATTGAAGGATATTTCCCTTTCCTACTTCTACGGGGCCAAGATCGGCGTGCTGGGGCTCAACGGCGCGGGCAAATCCAGCCTGCTGAAGATTCTGGCCGGGGTGGACCAGGCCTTTGAGGGCAAAACCGTGCTGGCCCCAGGCTACAGCATCGGCTACCTGGAGCAGGAGCCCCTGGCCGGGGAAACGCGCACGGTGCGCGAAGTGGTGGAGGAAGGCGTGAGCGGGCTTGCGGCCATAGCCCGCGAGTTTGAGGAGATCAACGCCCGCTTCGCCGAGCCCATGGAGCCGGAGGAGATGGACGCCCTTCTTGCGCGGCAGGCCCAGGTGCAGGAGCAAATGGACGCCAACAACGTCTGGGATCTGGATTCCCGCCTGGAAATGGCCATGGACGCCCTGCGCTGCCCCCCCGGCGAGATGCCGGTAGACCGCATTTCCGGCGGCGAGCGCCGCCGCGTGGCCCTCTGCCGCCTTTTGCTGCAGAATCCGGACATTCTTCTGCTGGACGAGCCCACCAACCACCTGGACGCGGCCTCTGTAGCCTGGCTGGAGCGTTATCTTTCGTCCTTCCCCGGCACGGTCATCGCCGTGACCCACGACCGTTACTTCCTGGACAACGTGGCGGGCTGGATTCTGGAGCTGGACCGGGGCCGCGGCATCCCCTGGAAGGGCAACTATTCCTCCTGGCTGGAGCAGAAGCAGAAACGCCTGGCCAACGAGGACAAAACCGAGGCCCAGCGGCAGAAAACCCTCCAGCGCGAGCTGGAGTGGGTGCGCATGTCCCCCAAGGGGCGGCACGCCAAGGGCAAGGCCCGGCTCAACGCCTACGAGGCCATGCTTTCCCACGAGAGCGAGCGCCGCGCGCCCGATCTGGAAATCTACATCCCGCCGGGACCGCGCCTGGGCAAGAGCGTCATTGAGCTTGACGGCGTGCGCAAAAGCCTGGGCGACCGCATGCTCATGGACGGGCTTACGGCCGTCATCCCGCCGGGGGCCATTGTGGGCATTGTGGGCCCCAACGGCGCGGGCAAGACCACGCTCTTCAACATGCTCGCCGGGCGGGAACAGCCCGATGCCGGCAGCCTGCGCGTGGGCGAAAGCGTGCGCTTCGCCTATGTGGACCAGGGGCGGGAATCTCTCACTCCCGGCAAAACCGTGTACGAGCTCATCAGCGAAGGGCGCGAAACCGTCTCCCTGGGCGGGCGTGAGGTCAACGCCAGGGCCTACTGCACGCGCTTCAACTTTCACGGCGCGGACCAGCAGAAAAAAGCGGACGTGCTCTCCGGCGGGGAGCGCAACCGCCTGCACCTGGCCCGGATGCTCAAATCCGGGGCCAACGTGCTGCTGCTGGACGAACCCACCAACGATATCGACGTGAACACCATGCGCGCCCTGGAAGACGCCCTGGACAACTTTGCGGGCTGCGTGCTGGTCGTCAGCCACGACCGCTGGTTCCTGGACCGCGTGGCCACCCACATCATGGCCTTTGAGGACAATGCCGAAGTGGTCTTCTTTGAAGGCAATTACACGGACTACGAGGATGACCGGCGCAAGCGCCTGGGCAAGGAGGCGGACACGCCCCACCGTCCCAAGTTCCGCAAACTGACCCGCTGA
- a CDS encoding class I SAM-dependent methyltransferase, whose protein sequence is MKSLDAAPARGFVRNAQKDLLQHSLAVWPRREHTLLEVNCGCGVFLPLLWNCGFDLTATELAPDLRAEACARMGARTEVLAAAADHLPFENDAFHWCVLHLENVALKDTAAVLAEALRVTARGLAITFWNAASAAYALHRLTGRRQPWRGTARCWWSLWRQMRALAPGRLSGGSALILPRGFWRGGCDAAGRGPSPHWLPLGAWGVIRLDMAPPGRVTPLPLRIKPRRLPRPEPVMEYGPRASLPPAPGTDKP, encoded by the coding sequence ATGAAATCTTTGGACGCAGCGCCCGCACGCGGGTTTGTCCGCAACGCTCAGAAAGACCTCCTCCAGCACAGCCTGGCCGTCTGGCCGCGCCGGGAGCACACGCTGCTGGAGGTCAACTGCGGCTGCGGCGTTTTTTTGCCCTTGCTCTGGAACTGCGGCTTTGACCTGACCGCCACAGAGCTCGCCCCGGACCTGCGGGCCGAAGCCTGCGCCCGCATGGGCGCGCGCACGGAGGTGCTGGCCGCCGCCGCCGACCATCTGCCCTTTGAGAACGACGCCTTCCACTGGTGCGTGCTGCACCTGGAAAACGTGGCCCTCAAGGACACCGCGGCCGTGCTGGCCGAGGCCCTGCGCGTCACGGCCCGGGGCCTGGCCATAACCTTCTGGAACGCGGCCTCGGCGGCCTACGCCCTGCACCGCCTTACGGGGCGCAGGCAGCCCTGGCGCGGCACGGCCCGCTGCTGGTGGTCCCTGTGGCGGCAGATGCGCGCCCTGGCCCCCGGCCGGCTTTCGGGCGGCAGCGCCCTGATCCTGCCGCGCGGCTTCTGGCGCGGCGGCTGCGACGCCGCGGGCCGCGGCCCCAGCCCCCACTGGCTGCCCCTGGGGGCCTGGGGCGTCATCCGGCTGGACATGGCCCCGCCCGGCCGCGTTACCCCCCTGCCGTTGCGGATCAAGCCCCGCCGTCTGCCGCGGCCGGAGCCGGTCATGGAATACGGCCCCCGCGCCTCCCTGCCCCCTGCCCCCGGGACGGACAAACCATGA
- a CDS encoding HD domain-containing protein, with product MKGMLDISGHEAWFAAYAARERAREAARPQGDPAPMDLKLTHTRAVLADARRIVASEALTPPLARACLLAALYHDVGRFEQYLRYHTFRDRDSCNHGQLGVRILKREGLLDDEPLRKIILAAVGLHNRFALPARVPQGVALAANVVRDADKLDILRVMDEHLRGPGPYNPTVVLQLPDDPRLCGPEVCRAALEGRVAAYADLHCVNDFRLLLGTWFFDMHFAASRRQFVTDGHALRLLHGLPDASPQAPARNALLQRLEAAR from the coding sequence ATGAAAGGCATGCTGGACATCAGCGGGCACGAGGCCTGGTTTGCGGCCTATGCGGCGCGGGAACGCGCCAGGGAGGCAGCCCGCCCGCAGGGCGACCCCGCCCCTATGGATCTCAAGCTGACCCACACCAGGGCCGTGCTGGCCGACGCCAGGCGCATCGTGGCCTCGGAGGCACTGACGCCGCCCCTGGCCCGCGCCTGCCTGCTGGCCGCCCTGTACCACGATGTGGGCCGCTTTGAGCAGTATCTGCGCTACCATACCTTCCGCGACCGGGATTCCTGCAACCACGGGCAGCTGGGCGTGCGCATCCTCAAGCGCGAAGGCCTCCTTGACGACGAGCCCCTGCGCAAGATCATTCTGGCCGCCGTGGGCCTGCACAACCGCTTTGCCCTGCCCGCCCGCGTGCCCCAGGGCGTGGCCCTGGCGGCCAACGTGGTGCGCGATGCGGACAAGCTGGACATCCTGCGCGTCATGGACGAACACCTGCGCGGCCCCGGCCCCTACAACCCCACGGTGGTGCTGCAGTTGCCCGACGATCCGCGCCTCTGCGGCCCGGAGGTCTGCCGCGCCGCGCTTGAAGGCCGCGTGGCCGCCTACGCGGACCTGCATTGCGTCAACGACTTTCGCCTCTTGCTGGGCACCTGGTTTTTTGACATGCACTTTGCCGCCAGCCGCCGCCAGTTCGTCACAGACGGCCACGCCCTGCGTCTGCTGCACGGCCTGCCCGACGCCAGCCCCCAGGCCCCGGCCCGAAACGCGCTGCTGCAGCGGCTGGAAGCCGCACGGTGA